A region of Heliangelus exortis chromosome 4, bHelExo1.hap1, whole genome shotgun sequence DNA encodes the following proteins:
- the LOC139796378 gene encoding uncharacterized protein C4orf50-like, translating to MFRARGRNGERATGTGGAHLAEKGLEDVSTPDGQVNSGGEENLSLRIKELEKSKQKVKGLLEDYVESDSVLRNRMKELSDESLQVTIAQLNVKLHQVETANVRVKGKLRDIQEELMSLVETQEKAEKKQKEKLQWLQKQLKVKEDEIKRQTEYFEHYKQRQRQQTAVLRGRECYLQSEISRLEKQVLDLNAHVALLTSELGEGMVQDLQEKLKSSFRGTQSYQQSGLEVMELQTCIENVELDLKSHLEVFQQNLKSFREKEEDSRREQAGLLAELQCSQDTEDFLRKKLEKSCHHVYNLQLSELRLQEKLEELLDENRALKDQSRVRLKKKKEKDSQLTRLENGSNSVDLVNKNKAFYQ from the exons ATGTTCAGAGCACGGGGCCGCAACGGCGAGCGTGCCACGGGGACAGGAGGTGCTCATCTTGCAGAAAAG GGATTAGAAGATGTCAGCACACCTGATGGACAAGTTAACAGTGGAGGAGAAGAGAATTTGAGCCTCAGAAtaaaagagctggaaaagtcaaagcaaaaagTGAAAGGTCTTCTAGAGGACTACGTGGAGTCAGATTCTGTCCTGAGAAACAG GATGAAGGAGCTGTCAGATGAAAGCCTCCAGGTGACAATTGCTCAGCTGAATGTGAAGTTGCACCAGGTTGAAACTGCAAATGTGCGTGTGAAGGGGAAGCTGAGAGACATCCAGGAGGAGCTGATGAGCTTG GTTGAGACccaagaaaaggcagagaagaagcaaaaggaaaaactacagtggcttcagaagcagctgaaagtgaaagaagatgaaataaaaaggcagaCAGAGTATTTTGAGCACTACAAacagaggcagaggcagcagacaGCAGTGCTGAGAGGAAGGGAATGTTACCTTCAGAGTGAGATATCAAGGCTGGAAAAGCAAGTCCTAGATCTTAATGCCCACGTTGCTCTTTTGACATCTGAATTAGGAGAGGGGATGGTGCAGGATCTCCAAGAGAAGCTGAAATCATCATTCAGGGGGACTCAGAGCTATCAACAATCTGGCCTGGAGGTAATGGAATTGCAAACTTGCATTGAGAATGTGGAGCTTGATCTGAAAAGCCACCTTGAGGTGTTTCAGCAAAACCTGAAATCCTtcagggaaaaagaggaggacaGCAGAAGAGAACAGGCAGGCTTGCTGGCTGAACTCCAGTGCTCCCAGGACACTGAAGactttctcaggaaaaaactggaaaaatcttGCCATCATGTCTATAATCTGCAATTATCTGAACTCAGACTACAGGAAAAACTGGAAGAGCTTTTGGATGAAAACAGAGCTTTAAAAGATCAAAGTAGGGTGaggctgaaaaagaagaaagaaaaggactcCCAGCTGACAAGATTGGAGAATGGGAGCAACAGTGTTGACctggtaaataaaaataaggctTTTTATCAATAA